Proteins encoded within one genomic window of Amorphoplanes friuliensis DSM 7358:
- a CDS encoding DUF1501 domain-containing protein: MDTITRRKFLTASGVVAAGALAAGGSAYALRDILATSGQRDPGKILVLVTLYGGNDGLNTVIPYADPAYAAARPGLTYDEGQVLRLEDGFGLNPGLKGLHKLYGEDRLAIVRGVGYPKPDRSHFRSMDIWQTASPERPGTTGWLGRWLDTAGRDPRLAVSFEPVLPPVLAGATSAGATVPGGALTLPQGVTPPVLDGFGTPAAGESPAQARAAACFADLVRVQGLMTDVAAEAEDDDEPEGQATATGGQAPPLDQQLALVTRCVEAGAATRVYSVSLGGFDLHADEKTAQEALLAKLDKPLAAFVERMAGREVVVAVYSEFGRRVHANASDGTDHGTASSVFLLGDGIKGGLYGEAPSLTDLDDGDLKHTTDFRDVYAMLLADVLDADPGRILDGWDGRFDFS, translated from the coding sequence ATGGACACGATCACCCGGCGCAAGTTCCTCACCGCCAGCGGCGTCGTCGCGGCCGGCGCCCTGGCCGCGGGCGGTTCCGCCTACGCGCTGCGCGACATCCTGGCCACCTCGGGGCAGCGTGACCCCGGCAAGATCCTCGTGCTGGTCACCCTCTACGGCGGCAACGACGGTCTCAACACCGTCATCCCGTACGCGGATCCGGCCTATGCCGCAGCCAGGCCCGGCCTCACCTACGACGAGGGGCAGGTGCTCAGGCTCGAGGACGGCTTCGGACTCAATCCGGGCCTGAAAGGCCTGCACAAACTGTACGGGGAGGACCGTCTGGCGATCGTCCGCGGTGTCGGCTATCCGAAGCCCGACCGCAGCCATTTCCGCTCGATGGACATCTGGCAGACGGCCAGCCCGGAACGCCCCGGGACCACGGGCTGGCTGGGGCGCTGGCTCGACACGGCGGGCCGGGACCCGCGGCTGGCCGTGTCGTTCGAGCCGGTCCTGCCACCGGTCCTCGCCGGCGCAACCAGCGCGGGAGCGACCGTGCCCGGCGGCGCGCTGACTCTCCCCCAGGGCGTGACCCCTCCGGTCCTGGACGGTTTCGGTACGCCCGCAGCCGGCGAGTCACCCGCCCAGGCCCGGGCGGCGGCGTGTTTTGCCGACCTGGTCCGCGTCCAGGGCCTGATGACCGACGTCGCCGCGGAGGCCGAGGACGACGACGAGCCGGAGGGCCAGGCCACCGCCACCGGCGGGCAGGCGCCACCCCTGGACCAGCAGCTCGCCCTGGTCACACGCTGCGTGGAGGCCGGCGCCGCCACCCGCGTCTACTCGGTGTCGCTGGGCGGCTTCGACCTGCACGCCGACGAGAAGACGGCCCAGGAGGCCCTGCTGGCCAAGCTCGACAAGCCCCTGGCCGCGTTCGTGGAACGGATGGCCGGCCGCGAGGTCGTCGTCGCGGTCTACTCGGAGTTCGGCCGCCGTGTCCACGCCAACGCGTCCGACGGTACCGACCACGGCACGGCCTCCTCGGTCTTTCTCCTCGGCGACGGCATCAAGGGTGGCCTGTACGGCGAGGCGCCGAGCCTGACCGACCTCGACGACGGCGACCTCAAGCACACGACCGACTTCCGCGACGTCTACGCGATGCTGCTCGCCGACGTGCTGGACGCCGACCCCGGCCGGATCCTCGACGGCTGGGACGGCCGCTTCGACTTTAGTTGA
- a CDS encoding VOC family protein, with protein sequence MDMLRSAQIAEAGLTDWRKLAQGLHTRYLIAGFGTGARFVTAIAEAGDELGHHPRVSIGRGHIDLELVSDDAIYREDDGTEHIVEWVTQQDVDLARRITAIAAAHGLTPDPASVSELELGLDTAQSAVIAPVWAALLTGSADSKGRGTPGDEIRDATGRVPNLWFGDEAPGPRFHLEVYVAPETAAQRIADALAAGGTVVDDSNAPGQTVIADQDGNQATVCVDTAAVKQN encoded by the coding sequence ATGGACATGCTGCGAAGCGCACAGATCGCCGAGGCCGGCCTGACCGACTGGCGCAAGCTGGCCCAGGGACTGCACACCCGATACCTGATCGCCGGCTTCGGCACCGGCGCGCGGTTCGTCACCGCGATCGCCGAGGCGGGCGACGAGCTCGGCCACCACCCACGCGTGTCGATCGGCCGGGGCCACATCGACCTCGAACTTGTCAGCGACGACGCCATCTACCGCGAGGACGACGGCACCGAGCACATCGTCGAGTGGGTGACCCAGCAGGACGTCGACCTCGCACGCCGGATCACCGCGATTGCCGCCGCCCACGGGCTCACACCCGACCCGGCCTCGGTCAGCGAACTCGAGCTCGGCCTCGACACGGCGCAGTCCGCGGTCATCGCCCCGGTGTGGGCCGCCCTGCTGACCGGCAGCGCCGACTCGAAGGGCCGCGGCACCCCCGGCGACGAGATCCGGGACGCCACGGGACGGGTCCCGAACCTGTGGTTCGGGGACGAGGCACCGGGCCCGCGGTTCCACCTCGAGGTCTACGTGGCGCCCGAGACCGCCGCCCAGCGAATCGCCGACGCCCTCGCCGCGGGCGGCACCGTCGTCGACGACAGCAACGCCCCCGGGCAGACCGTGATCGCCGACCAGGACGGCAACCAGGCCACCGTGTGCGTCGACACGGCCGCCGTGAAGCAGAACTGA
- a CDS encoding M4 family metallopeptidase has protein sequence MGRKRLITASVALATGAALTLAAAPATAGPQQAPSPAPAPAALAASSADRLVDSAASAGVLRRAAGDDLKRTGVVQGTRGLQYVTYARSFKGLQVVGGDVVVTTDAAGAVKDTAVAQTAEISVGTTAKVTAAQATATAKSRLAKVDRAEAPTLKVLAWGSPKLVYEAVVEGRTAQNKPSNLHIFVDAVTGGVVDQVDYVREGTGNGYYYGNVTINTSGSGSSYSMTDTTRPGLRCGGQGGTAYTGTDDAWGTGSGTNLETACVDALWGAQREIDMFSSWFNRNGILGNGNNPPIRVGLNDVNAYWNGSYVNFGHNQANNRQATPIDVVGHELGHAVFQTTPGGAGSGNENGGINESTGDIFGALTEAYANSPLDPPDYEVGEEVDLVGQGPIRYMYNPSLAGDPNCWSTSIPSTEVHAAAGPLNHWFYLTAEGSAPSGKPASPTCNSTSVTGLGIRKAGEIYYNAMQSKTSTWKYANIRTATLAAAKNLYTPSCAEFNIVKAAWAAISVPAQSGEATCTGGTPTNDFSVSASPTSGSVAAGSSATTTIATATTSGSAQTVALTASGLPSGATASFSPASVTSGSSSTLTIATTASTPSGSYTVTVTGTGSATRTATYTLTVTGGAGGSCTGTNGTDVSIPDAGSAVTSTITISGCGRNASSTSTVAVNIVHSYRGDLVVDLVAPDGTSYRLKNSSSSDSADNVNTTYTVNVSSEAGNGAWKLQARDIYSVDTGYINTWTLTL, from the coding sequence GTGGGACGTAAGAGACTCATCACAGCGTCGGTGGCCCTGGCCACCGGTGCGGCGCTGACGCTGGCGGCCGCACCCGCCACTGCCGGCCCGCAGCAGGCACCGAGCCCCGCACCCGCCCCCGCGGCCCTGGCCGCCTCCTCCGCCGACCGGCTCGTCGACAGCGCCGCCTCGGCGGGTGTGCTGCGCCGCGCCGCCGGCGACGATCTCAAGCGCACCGGCGTCGTGCAGGGCACGCGCGGTCTGCAGTACGTGACCTACGCGCGCTCCTTCAAGGGTCTGCAGGTCGTCGGTGGTGACGTCGTCGTCACCACCGACGCGGCCGGCGCGGTCAAGGACACCGCGGTCGCGCAGACGGCCGAGATCTCCGTGGGCACCACCGCGAAGGTCACCGCCGCGCAGGCGACCGCCACCGCGAAGTCCCGGCTGGCCAAGGTGGACAGGGCGGAGGCGCCGACGCTGAAGGTGCTCGCCTGGGGTTCGCCGAAGCTGGTCTACGAGGCTGTGGTCGAGGGCCGGACAGCCCAGAACAAGCCGAGCAACCTGCACATCTTCGTCGACGCCGTCACGGGTGGTGTGGTCGACCAGGTCGACTACGTGCGCGAGGGCACGGGCAACGGCTACTACTACGGCAACGTCACGATCAACACCTCGGGCTCCGGCAGCTCGTACTCCATGACCGACACGACCCGGCCGGGGCTGCGCTGCGGCGGGCAGGGCGGCACCGCGTACACCGGCACGGACGACGCGTGGGGCACCGGCTCCGGCACCAACCTGGAGACCGCCTGCGTCGACGCCCTGTGGGGCGCCCAGCGCGAGATCGACATGTTCTCGTCGTGGTTCAACCGCAACGGCATCCTCGGCAACGGCAACAACCCGCCGATCCGCGTCGGGCTCAACGACGTGAACGCGTACTGGAACGGCTCGTACGTGAACTTCGGCCACAACCAGGCGAACAACCGCCAGGCCACGCCGATCGACGTCGTCGGTCACGAGCTCGGCCACGCCGTCTTCCAGACCACACCGGGCGGCGCCGGCAGCGGCAACGAGAACGGCGGTATCAACGAGTCGACCGGTGACATCTTCGGCGCCCTGACCGAGGCGTACGCGAACAGCCCGCTCGACCCGCCGGACTACGAGGTCGGCGAGGAGGTCGACCTGGTCGGCCAGGGCCCGATCCGCTACATGTACAACCCGTCGCTCGCGGGCGACCCGAACTGCTGGTCGACCTCGATCCCGTCGACCGAGGTGCACGCCGCCGCCGGTCCGCTGAACCACTGGTTCTACCTGACCGCCGAGGGTTCCGCCCCGTCGGGCAAGCCGGCCAGCCCCACCTGCAACTCGACCTCGGTGACCGGTCTCGGCATCCGCAAGGCCGGCGAGATCTACTACAACGCGATGCAGTCGAAGACCTCGACGTGGAAGTACGCCAACATCCGTACCGCCACGCTCGCCGCCGCGAAGAACCTCTACACCCCCAGCTGCGCCGAGTTCAACATCGTCAAGGCCGCCTGGGCCGCGATCAGCGTCCCGGCGCAGTCCGGTGAGGCCACCTGCACCGGCGGCACACCGACGAACGACTTCTCGGTCTCGGCCTCGCCGACCTCGGGCAGCGTCGCGGCCGGTTCGTCGGCCACCACGACGATCGCCACCGCCACCACCTCCGGCTCGGCGCAGACCGTCGCGCTCACCGCCTCGGGCCTGCCGAGCGGGGCCACCGCCTCGTTCAGCCCGGCCTCGGTCACCTCCGGCTCGTCGTCGACCCTGACGATCGCCACCACCGCGTCGACACCCTCGGGCAGCTACACCGTCACCGTCACCGGTACGGGTTCAGCGACGCGCACCGCCACGTACACGCTGACCGTCACCGGCGGCGCGGGTGGCAGCTGCACCGGCACCAACGGCACCGACGTGTCCATCCCGGACGCCGGCTCGGCCGTCACGAGCACCATCACGATCAGCGGCTGCGGCCGCAACGCGTCCTCGACGTCGACGGTCGCGGTGAACATCGTGCACAGCTACCGCGGTGACCTGGTCGTCGACCTGGTGGCCCCGGACGGCACCTCCTACCGCCTGAAGAACAGCAGCAGCTCGGACAGCGCCGACAACGTCAACACAACCTACACGGTCAACGTGTCCTCCGAGGCCGGCAACGGCGCCTGGAAGCTCCAGGCCCGCGACATCTACAGCGTGGACACCGGATACATCAACACCTGGACCCTCACCCTCTGA
- a CDS encoding AAA family ATPase has product MQPGATALFGRASLLAAVEARLAAGGGVALHGPEGIGKTALLDAVAATAAARGELVVRLRPAPGERRLPYAGIADLVAQLPAGAVEALPPAHRAALAVLRQGTAPRAGAPALARRLVLPRLLAHCSRSRCVLVVVDDVQWLDAESAELLGFAMRRRPGPRVRVVAAQRFPDAAGRHRAARLCPAPVADLLVPPLEPGDLTELLEARGLPCRTASRLHEASGGNPFLALELGAVVAPGPAWRSAALPEAARALLRRRIEALPAPVAGTLLVAALATEPTLTVLVRAGHEDADRDLRTAAAAGVVEVDGEVVRFTPPALRVVLAEDAGAARRAGVHDALANAALDETDNVRHRALRSGRPDADVARDLVDAAERALKRGDGRTAAELYLLAADRCPRSLAAERFDWLVASAGTAVTAGVPALAGRAAEAVLAAADAPARHRVTARLVLIDLAGQALAEMGETFAAALNEAGDDVTLVAPVRLRLTWAAMLAGDPSAAATCAAESAAAAARAGDLCTEAMALSALAQVQRVRGEPQWTQTLARSLELPAPQLPGWLHMGPRYVAARFALMDDRLDEARAELLTLLAVAEHDRAGEALVEVLRSLSEVAGRAGRCRDSLRYAHRAVAAAQQAGLSPGPTWYTAAVAELTGGSLAAAAGYARRGVRASEQEGDALYLRRNLHALGQAELRAGETRAGVAALRRLRELQTGATDPMIVRWHGDLAGGLAALGEHTEAAETLAEARTAAQRLGAAPGVTGYLDRATAVVLSESGHADSAVVLSAAAAQHFARLHQPIEQAHALLVQGGAERRRRRYAAARVAIGAALTIFLAADAKPWTEQTERALARTEGAPTDFGLTSTEARIAGLVRDGASNREIANQLFLSVKTVEATLTRVYRKLGVRSRTQLSTRLPAPTRVFPDSVTVVDA; this is encoded by the coding sequence GTGCAGCCGGGCGCGACCGCCCTGTTCGGCCGGGCGTCGCTGCTGGCCGCCGTCGAGGCCCGGCTCGCCGCCGGGGGCGGTGTCGCCCTGCACGGCCCCGAGGGCATCGGCAAGACGGCCCTGCTCGACGCCGTCGCTGCCACCGCCGCGGCGCGGGGTGAGCTGGTCGTGCGGTTGCGGCCCGCGCCGGGTGAGCGTCGCCTCCCGTACGCCGGGATCGCCGATCTGGTCGCCCAGCTGCCCGCCGGTGCCGTGGAAGCCCTGCCGCCCGCGCACCGCGCCGCCCTGGCCGTGCTGCGCCAGGGCACCGCGCCGCGCGCCGGGGCTCCCGCGCTGGCCCGGCGGCTCGTCCTGCCCCGCCTGCTCGCGCACTGTTCGCGCAGCCGGTGCGTGCTGGTGGTCGTCGACGACGTGCAATGGCTCGACGCCGAGTCCGCGGAGCTGCTGGGTTTTGCGATGAGGCGGCGGCCCGGGCCCCGGGTGCGGGTGGTGGCCGCACAGCGCTTCCCCGACGCGGCCGGGCGGCACCGGGCGGCGCGCCTGTGCCCGGCTCCCGTCGCCGACCTCCTCGTCCCGCCGCTGGAGCCCGGCGACCTCACCGAGCTGCTCGAGGCCCGTGGCCTGCCCTGCCGCACGGCGAGCCGTCTGCACGAGGCCAGCGGCGGCAACCCGTTCCTCGCGCTGGAGCTCGGGGCCGTGGTCGCGCCCGGTCCGGCCTGGCGCTCGGCGGCGCTGCCGGAGGCCGCGCGGGCCCTGCTGCGCCGCCGGATCGAGGCGCTGCCGGCGCCGGTGGCGGGCACCCTGCTGGTCGCCGCGCTTGCCACCGAGCCCACGCTGACCGTGCTGGTCCGTGCCGGTCACGAGGACGCCGACCGGGATCTCCGGACGGCCGCCGCGGCCGGTGTCGTCGAGGTCGACGGTGAGGTCGTCCGTTTCACACCACCCGCGCTGAGGGTGGTGCTCGCCGAGGACGCCGGTGCCGCCCGCCGCGCCGGGGTGCACGACGCCCTCGCCAACGCCGCGCTCGACGAGACCGACAACGTGCGGCACCGGGCGCTGCGCAGCGGCCGGCCCGACGCCGACGTCGCCCGGGACCTGGTCGACGCGGCCGAACGAGCCCTGAAACGCGGCGACGGTCGCACGGCCGCCGAGCTCTACCTGCTCGCCGCCGACCGCTGCCCGCGCAGCCTGGCCGCCGAACGGTTCGACTGGCTCGTCGCCTCGGCCGGGACGGCCGTCACGGCCGGGGTTCCCGCGCTGGCCGGACGGGCCGCCGAGGCGGTGCTCGCCGCGGCCGACGCACCCGCCCGGCACCGGGTCACGGCCAGGCTCGTGCTGATCGACCTGGCCGGTCAGGCGCTCGCCGAGATGGGGGAGACGTTCGCCGCCGCGCTCAACGAGGCCGGCGACGACGTCACCCTGGTCGCTCCCGTCCGGCTCCGGCTGACCTGGGCCGCGATGCTCGCCGGTGACCCGTCCGCGGCGGCGACCTGCGCCGCCGAGTCCGCCGCGGCTGCCGCCCGGGCGGGTGACCTGTGCACCGAGGCGATGGCGCTCAGCGCGCTGGCGCAGGTGCAGCGGGTCCGCGGCGAGCCGCAGTGGACGCAGACCCTCGCCCGGTCCCTCGAGCTGCCCGCGCCGCAGCTCCCCGGCTGGCTGCACATGGGCCCGCGGTACGTCGCCGCCCGGTTCGCCCTGATGGACGACCGGCTCGACGAGGCGCGGGCCGAGCTGCTCACCCTGCTCGCCGTGGCCGAGCACGACCGCGCTGGTGAAGCCCTGGTCGAGGTGCTGCGCAGCCTCTCCGAGGTGGCCGGCCGGGCGGGCCGCTGCCGGGACTCCCTCCGGTACGCCCACCGCGCCGTGGCCGCGGCCCAGCAGGCAGGGCTGAGCCCGGGACCGACCTGGTACACCGCCGCCGTGGCCGAACTGACCGGTGGCAGTCTCGCCGCCGCGGCCGGGTATGCCCGCCGGGGCGTCCGCGCGTCCGAGCAGGAGGGTGACGCCCTCTACCTGCGGCGCAACCTGCACGCGCTGGGTCAGGCCGAGCTGCGCGCCGGGGAGACCCGCGCTGGGGTCGCCGCCCTGCGCCGCCTCCGCGAGCTGCAGACCGGCGCGACCGACCCGATGATCGTCCGCTGGCACGGTGACCTCGCCGGTGGCCTGGCCGCCCTGGGCGAGCACACCGAGGCTGCGGAGACGCTGGCCGAGGCCCGCACGGCCGCGCAGCGCCTCGGTGCGGCGCCCGGGGTCACCGGTTATCTGGACCGGGCCACCGCGGTGGTGCTCTCGGAGAGCGGGCACGCCGACTCCGCGGTGGTGCTGTCCGCGGCCGCCGCCCAGCACTTTGCGCGGCTGCACCAGCCGATCGAGCAGGCGCACGCCCTGCTCGTCCAGGGTGGAGCCGAGCGCCGCCGCCGCCGGTACGCCGCGGCCCGGGTCGCGATCGGCGCCGCGCTCACCATCTTCCTCGCCGCCGACGCGAAGCCGTGGACCGAGCAGACCGAGCGCGCGCTGGCCCGTACGGAAGGGGCGCCGACTGATTTCGGGCTCACGTCGACCGAGGCGCGGATCGCCGGGCTGGTCCGCGACGGCGCCAGCAACCGGGAGATCGCCAACCAGCTGTTCCTGAGCGTGAAGACGGTCGAGGCGACGCTGACCCGGGTGTACCGCAAGCTCGGCGTACGCTCGCGGACCCAGCTCTCCACGCGCCTCCCGGCGCCGACAAGGGTTTTCCCTGATTCGGTGACGGTCGTCGATGCATAG
- a CDS encoding DUF1800 domain-containing protein, which translates to MTDRTRVSHLLRRLTFGPTATEVDEAERTGADATLTRVLAPIGRTVGLPGLEAAAKPPEGASREERQKARQQARAQLMTATRWWLSRMVTEPGAAEKLTFFWHGHWATSSQKVRSAPLMLAQQQTFRRYGGGPAGPLVRAMVRDPALILWLDGQKNTRKAPNENLARELMELFTLGVGNYGEADVKAGARVLTGWQVDRAAGTAKLLPRRHDTTEVTLLGSTGRFDVDSYADLLVRHPAHAPFLAQRLWVRYGSDTGPAPQGVAAAAPDGTTAMLRALATDPAFAATAGQLVKQPIEWVIGAVRQLGVEDVPLAALKALGQVPFRPPSVGGWPVGPAWLTTSSTQARLKHGQALTAKAPAAVETLADVAQGDRVEALARLLVVDTWTNRTNTVLQDAAREPRRLLALGLASPEYAVH; encoded by the coding sequence ATGACGGACCGCACCCGGGTTTCCCACCTGCTCCGCCGGCTCACCTTCGGGCCCACGGCCACCGAGGTCGACGAGGCCGAACGCACCGGCGCCGACGCCACGCTGACACGTGTGCTCGCGCCGATCGGCCGTACCGTCGGACTGCCCGGCCTGGAAGCCGCCGCCAAGCCGCCCGAGGGTGCGAGCCGCGAGGAGAGGCAGAAGGCGCGGCAGCAGGCCCGCGCCCAGCTCATGACCGCGACCCGCTGGTGGCTGAGCCGGATGGTCACCGAGCCCGGCGCGGCCGAGAAGCTGACGTTCTTCTGGCACGGCCACTGGGCGACGTCGTCGCAGAAGGTCCGCTCGGCGCCGCTGATGCTGGCCCAGCAGCAGACGTTCCGGCGGTACGGCGGCGGGCCGGCCGGGCCCCTGGTCCGGGCCATGGTGCGTGATCCCGCGCTGATCCTGTGGCTGGACGGTCAGAAGAACACCCGCAAGGCTCCGAACGAGAACCTCGCCCGCGAGCTGATGGAGCTGTTCACGCTCGGCGTCGGCAACTACGGCGAAGCCGACGTGAAAGCGGGCGCGCGGGTGCTCACCGGCTGGCAGGTCGACCGGGCGGCCGGTACGGCGAAGCTTCTCCCGCGCCGCCACGACACCACGGAGGTCACCCTGCTGGGCAGCACCGGGCGCTTCGACGTGGACTCCTACGCCGACCTCCTCGTCCGTCATCCCGCCCATGCGCCCTTCCTGGCCCAGCGGCTGTGGGTGCGGTACGGCTCGGACACAGGTCCGGCCCCGCAGGGAGTCGCCGCCGCCGCGCCGGACGGCACCACGGCGATGCTGCGCGCCCTCGCCACGGATCCCGCGTTCGCGGCGACCGCCGGGCAGCTCGTGAAACAACCGATCGAGTGGGTCATCGGCGCCGTCCGGCAACTCGGCGTCGAGGACGTTCCCCTCGCCGCGTTGAAGGCACTGGGCCAGGTGCCGTTCCGGCCACCGAGCGTCGGGGGCTGGCCGGTCGGGCCCGCCTGGCTGACGACCTCGTCCACGCAGGCCCGCCTCAAGCACGGTCAGGCGCTGACAGCCAAGGCACCCGCCGCGGTCGAGACCCTGGCCGACGTCGCCCAGGGCGACCGGGTCGAGGCGCTGGCCCGCCTGCTGGTCGTCGACACCTGGACCAACCGCACCAACACGGTCCTGCAGGACGCGGCCCGCGAGCCGAGACGACTGCTCGCGCTCGGCCTGGCCAGCCCCGAATACGCCGTCCACTGA
- a CDS encoding GOLPH3/VPS74 family protein, which produces MATSQLPLADDLYLAAHDNARGRCLLSPATLGLGLAAGLLAELVLWRRLEIQDAGLTVVDERPTAEAATSAVLEQLLREGHHRQVRDWIAFLATGVATELVERRLARAGLVKRHEKRGLLGTKVRFVPTDLTVAGWPGTRIRIAATRGELLDSPDLVLTGLVLATGLDQHVLVTLEAAEREHLFGQLRRRLPVMLQHLVGQAEAAVGDAVMARRA; this is translated from the coding sequence GTGGCGACCAGTCAGCTGCCGCTCGCCGACGATCTCTACCTCGCCGCCCACGACAACGCCCGGGGCCGGTGCCTGCTCAGCCCGGCCACCCTCGGTCTGGGCCTCGCCGCCGGCCTGCTCGCCGAGCTGGTCCTGTGGCGCCGCCTCGAGATCCAGGACGCCGGGCTGACCGTCGTCGACGAACGGCCCACCGCGGAGGCCGCCACGTCCGCGGTCCTCGAGCAACTGCTGCGGGAGGGCCACCACCGCCAGGTCCGGGACTGGATCGCTTTCCTGGCCACGGGTGTCGCCACCGAGCTGGTCGAGCGCCGTCTCGCCCGCGCCGGCCTGGTCAAGCGGCACGAGAAACGCGGACTGCTGGGCACCAAGGTGCGGTTCGTCCCCACCGACCTGACCGTCGCCGGCTGGCCCGGCACCCGCATCCGCATCGCCGCCACCCGCGGCGAGCTGCTCGACAGCCCCGACCTCGTCCTGACCGGGCTGGTGCTCGCCACCGGCCTCGACCAGCACGTGCTCGTCACCCTCGAGGCCGCCGAGCGTGAACACCTGTTCGGCCAGCTCCGCCGGCGCCTGCCGGTGATGCTGCAGCACCTCGTCGGCCAGGCCGAGGCCGCGGTCGGCGACGCCGTGATGGCCCGCCGCGCCTGA
- a CDS encoding TerC family protein, whose translation MLEVTALGWTLTIAVIVALLALDLTLGVLRPHAVGFREATAWSVFYIAIAVAFGVVFGSVAGWDYGTEYFAGYIVEKSLSVDNLFVFVIIMSTFAVPEKYQQEVLTFGIIIALVLRVIFIALGATLLSLFSFMFLIFGLILVFTAVQLFRHRDEDPDPDNAVVRASKRIFPVTDEFVGGRLFTKIDGKRTATPLFITLIAIGSADLLFALDSIPAVFGVTEEAFIVFAANAFALLGLRALFFLVKGLLDRLVYLSTGLSIILAFIGIKLVLHWAHEDISKSVPEIGTPVSLGVIIVVLIVTTVASLIKVRKEPDTVAHAGSLRAHDDKHNN comes from the coding sequence ATGCTGGAGGTCACCGCGCTCGGCTGGACGCTGACCATCGCGGTCATCGTGGCCCTGCTCGCCCTCGACCTGACCCTCGGAGTGCTGCGCCCGCACGCCGTCGGGTTCCGTGAAGCCACCGCCTGGTCGGTCTTCTACATCGCGATCGCCGTCGCGTTCGGTGTCGTCTTCGGCTCCGTCGCGGGCTGGGACTACGGCACCGAGTACTTCGCCGGGTACATCGTCGAGAAGAGCCTGTCGGTCGACAACCTCTTCGTCTTTGTGATCATCATGAGCACGTTCGCCGTACCGGAGAAGTATCAGCAAGAGGTCCTGACCTTCGGCATCATCATCGCGCTGGTGCTCCGGGTCATCTTCATCGCCCTCGGCGCGACCCTGCTGTCGCTCTTCTCGTTCATGTTCCTGATCTTCGGGCTGATCCTGGTCTTCACGGCGGTCCAGCTCTTCCGCCACCGCGACGAGGACCCCGACCCCGACAACGCCGTGGTCCGGGCCAGCAAGCGGATCTTCCCGGTCACCGACGAGTTCGTCGGCGGCAGGCTCTTCACCAAGATCGACGGCAAGCGTACGGCCACACCGCTGTTCATCACGCTCATCGCCATCGGCAGCGCCGACCTGCTCTTCGCGCTGGACTCGATCCCGGCGGTCTTCGGCGTGACCGAGGAGGCCTTCATCGTCTTCGCCGCCAACGCCTTCGCCCTGCTGGGCCTGCGCGCACTGTTCTTCCTCGTGAAGGGTCTGCTGGACCGCCTCGTCTACCTCTCGACGGGTCTGTCCATCATCCTCGCCTTCATCGGCATCAAACTGGTGCTGCACTGGGCCCACGAGGACATCAGCAAGTCGGTCCCCGAGATCGGCACCCCGGTCTCCCTGGGCGTCATCATCGTGGTCCTGATCGTCACCACGGTCGCCAGCCTCATCAAGGTCCGCAAGGAGCCCGACACCGTCGCCCACGCCGGCAGCCTCCGCGCCCACGACGACAAGCACAACAACTGA
- a CDS encoding dioxygenase family protein, with protein sequence MSTMPALFISHGAPPLVDDPTWVAQLKDLTAGLPTPKAILMASAHWESAPLMLGATETVPLVYDFGGFPRHYYEVQYRAPGAPELADRIEKLMPDSERVTRTDRGLDHGAYVPLTVMYPDADVPVLQMSLPTLEPDRLLEIGRRLAPLRDEGVLIVGSGFTTHGLPFLRDWRTDAKAPGWSKEFDAWTAETLARGAVDELADFRNRAPGMPYAHPTIEHMAPMFLTLGASTDPEQSPDQPIDGFWMGLSKRSFQVA encoded by the coding sequence ATGAGCACCATGCCCGCCCTGTTCATCAGCCACGGCGCTCCCCCGCTGGTCGACGACCCCACCTGGGTCGCCCAGCTGAAGGACCTGACCGCGGGCCTGCCCACGCCGAAGGCGATCCTGATGGCCTCGGCACACTGGGAGTCGGCCCCGCTGATGCTCGGCGCCACCGAGACCGTCCCGCTGGTCTACGACTTCGGTGGCTTCCCCCGGCACTACTACGAGGTGCAGTACCGCGCGCCCGGTGCGCCCGAGCTGGCCGACCGCATCGAGAAGCTGATGCCCGACAGCGAACGCGTCACCCGTACCGACCGCGGCCTGGACCACGGCGCCTACGTGCCGCTGACGGTCATGTACCCCGACGCGGACGTCCCGGTGCTGCAGATGTCACTGCCGACCCTGGAACCCGATCGGCTGCTGGAGATCGGCCGCCGGCTCGCACCCCTGCGCGACGAGGGTGTGCTCATCGTCGGCTCCGGCTTCACCACGCACGGGCTGCCGTTCCTGCGGGACTGGCGCACGGACGCGAAGGCGCCCGGCTGGTCCAAGGAGTTCGACGCCTGGACGGCGGAGACCCTGGCACGCGGCGCGGTCGACGAGCTCGCCGACTTCCGCAACCGGGCCCCCGGCATGCCCTACGCCCACCCGACGATCGAGCACATGGCGCCGATGTTCCTGACCCTGGGCGCCTCCACCGACCCGGAGCAGAGCCCGGACCAGCCCATCGACGGCTTCTGGATGGGCCTGTCGAAGCGGTCCTTCCAGGTCGCCTGA